Part of the Bombyx mori chromosome 19, ASM3026992v2 genome is shown below.
CGATAAAATGTAAGGGTAGCTTTCCAATGAATATTCGATGAGGACATTAACATAATCATTTGACAACCTGCGAACGAGGCCGGGGCGTGGGgcgatacataaatatttaaaatcgactttaaattaattaataaaacgtGTGCTGAGGAGTTATTGGTTTCTTTATCAGATTCACTTGTTTTTTGACGAAATTGAATTCTATTTTTCTTCTGTTTAACACTCTTTTATTAGATtggtatttatgtatgtttgtttgcatATGAATTAATCTTTAGAGGCCATTTTCACGGACTTCAATATGTCAGATTAACTTGACAATTTGTTCTAATGTCACTTCGaggttcaacaaaataaaataggtGCAATTAGTTATTAGTTCATTTTTTCGTTAGATTTTACcctaaataatatttagatattattCCTGCCTTTATATCACCTGTATTATTAGCATGTGTTTCTCTTAAATTCATCTTTTCATAATCATATTATGATTCTTCATGCAGTCCAGTGCAGATATTCAGACACGGTATTCAGTTTCTTTGTGATAATATTTTACTATGTATAATATTCCTAACGTTATAGATATCTCAGATCGCTGCTTCACTGATCTCAGATCTCACTCGCCTGCCATTGGTCTCTGTTAACAATCAAATCATATTACACATAAAATATGATGAAATAAACCTTACAAGGTTGTTCCTTAAAACGAATTTCAAATCATTGTTCGTGGGATTGTCATTACAGATTCGCATCAATATTCTTAACGTAAAACGTGTGATCCACAAACACACACTCATatcttataataaatatgaaaaaacacATTTAGTTAGTGTATTTGTGAAGTCCAATTATTGTAGCACTCTCTCAGAGATCGAGCACTCCTAACATGCACGATCTCTACATTTCAAATGCTTTGTGTCTTATTTAAAATCGATAATTTATTGAGGATCTTCGTTGTTTTGATCAAGTGGTATATACAGTGCAATTATATTGTTTGATACTAAGCTTGTTTCCTTTCTTACGAGAGCTATGTGGTCTGTCATTAGATTCTTGATTTCgatgtttaatgtttaaattaccCGCAATAACAGTTTTATAACGATATGCTCTTTGGCCCTGTATTCCATTTTTGTGTCGAACGAACGTAAATTCCATAAATACTGCGTCAAATTAATGTTAACTCTCACAGACGGCcgcaaattgaaaaaaaaaaaaattattttgacattgACTTCGATGTTTTGATTTAACCTAATGAGTGCTTCGATAAATTTCAGTGATTTcttataaaatgaataataagaCCTATTACGATGAACAGTTTTTCTtagataaatataattcaaatattaaCAACTGCAAGAAAAGAAAACATGATcacagaatctttgaacataacAGTAATTGTAAACTAATTGATTTGAATACAAATGCAAAGAGAGTAATAGAAGTACATGATTCGAAtggtatcaataataaaattaaaacacgaGAAATTACAGATGAAATTAACGTACATAATACGGAAGCATGTTCAACAGAGACATACAAACAACTTGTCGACGTTCCGACAGAATTAAATGAGTATCTTATAGACATTGGAAAGTGCGCAGAAAAATCGACATACTGTCGCCCTGCCATTGATTACTACAGTCAAGCATTTGTCTTCAAAACAATGTCCAGGAATGCTAGATTGCAACGTCTACTTAAAAATATAGTGGTAAGTCGTCAAAAAGAGAGGGCGGAAGACGCTTGGAAACAATACATCAATGAATTGAAATGTAAGCATGGGTATAATTCTAGAGCTGATGACTTCAGGGTACCCGAAGGTAAAGCCGATGACTATCCGGACATATGTGATTTGTACAATACACGATTTAGTTGGAACCAATCAAGACAATGCCAGAATTTGCTTGAAGATTTTTATGGATCTTACGAAAGACAGCAGAGATGTGCTCAATCTGAAAATTGTAGACGAACAGAAAGGTCACAGTTTGGCAATAGACACTATTGCTATCCTACTTCCTCTCATGGACGACTTATATTGTTGGATAGGGAGAGAGCTCGAGATTTTAGTCGAGGTTATTCCCGAACACCGCAATATAGAGATTTTCGTGGTAATACTATAGTCATTGACAAGGACCCCTATGATAGTCCTATAAACCAATGTAATcgtgaaaaatacaaaattgataAATCTACTATTGTACcagaaaaaacaaataaacagcaAATTTATAAGACTACCTCGGTGCAAGTAAGCGACCATGCTAATATTCCATATATTAATGGTGGTGATGAATGTGTAGAAAGAGACAGAAAAGAGAATATACTCCCAAAATCCAGTAAAATTGATAAGGATACAGTAAATACTGCTATGGACCAAAATATATTAGGGAACATTGAAAGTAAATTGGAtgagttaataaatataatcaatAAATTGATGATTGACATGAACACAAAATTTATTCATTACGGTAACAATGAATCGGCTTCTACTGCTTGCAAATTAAGTAGCAATGATTTGAACACTTCTAGAAGTGAAACATTCGGGTTTTACAAGACGGAGAGCTTAATGTGTGGAATCTCTAGCTTTTCTGATGTTGGTACCAGTAAAGCATTAAAACTAAATTGTAATGCAGGACCCacaaaacttaataaaatattatcagaagaaatcaataaaagtaacaaaataaaaaaagatatagatGACATATTGAACGGCAAATCGCGATCTATTTCTCTGCCAAACAGTTTAGAAGAACCCACGAAAGACGTGTGTACGGAAATCATGGATTCATTATCCAAAGATACAAAAAACAGGGtttcgaagaaaaacaaaaggtGTTTTACTATAGCGGTGAATACAGAACCAATCGGTTTGTTAGGTCTGCTGAAGATATCGAAGGAGACGATAAGACAAATCCTGTCGTACATGCCCcgaatcgactataattcataTTTGTCCATGGTTCAGTTCCCCCAGCTGTCTAAGATCGGCGAGTCGGATTATATCTGCAATATTTGCGGGGCAGCCTTCTGTCGGCCGTCACAGCTCAGCGAACACATTCAGAAACATAATTTGGACAACACGAGGTAattgtacttttaattttttacattaacCGGTAAACTATGTGACCGAGATGATTTCAAGCTGCGCCTTTGTCGCTTTTTGAAGCGTGGAAAATTAGATCGATTTTTAATGTTATGCAAAACGGTTTTCCCGGATCAGTAGCAGGATACGTTTCGTCGTTGTAAAAAGTGCTGGTATTCCCAATCGTTGTAAGTAGGTTAGTTAATGAAGCATCGCTTTATTACAGTTAAACCCAGACTGTGGATAAATTAGATATTGAACGTAGCGTAGTGCCGTCGTCTATTATGATTACTGTTCTTTTCTTTTATGGGCTTCGATGTCTGCCCGAGAACACGGTTCATCTGGTCCGACGCGGCTACCGGAGGTCGTAGATAGCACGACCTTGTCTCTCctataatacttttaaaaattttaccaAACACACATGTCGGTTTACTTGTGAGCCGTAAATATTATACTTTCCACTAGTGGTAACATGCGTACACCTCTCATGTACCTCTCCGTATGCGTACACGTCCTCAGTTTTTCTAAAagtcttgtatttttttttattgctgaggtgggtggatgagctcacagcccacctggtgttaagtggttactggagcctatagacatctacaacgtaaatgcgccacccaccttgagatattagttctaaggtctcaagaatagctacagcggctgctccacccttcagaccgaaacgcattactagtttacggcagaaataggcagggtggtgttacctaccaccctgcctatttctgtattATTGTCTGTATTTATTGTCTCTATGTTCTGTGTATACGTTACGTCAAGTATATGCTCTAGATTGACTGCCTGACCTTGTCAATACCATTATAAGTCCCTCTTATTTAACCAGTCTTTGGATTTACAGCctaaattatgaaaaattgtctACAGGAATTGCTGTGTTTGCCGGCATGCCTTGGATTCTAAAAGACGTTCAGCCTTGTTTTCATGTCGGTACTGCCACCAGCCGTTCATCAGAGCGTACTGCTGTGAGCTCCACCAGAGATCGTGTGCGAAGAATTTCGGAGTCCGGCACGCGGAAAGTAATCGCGGTAACCTGGCTATGCTGACGTAGATTGAAGAAAATACCTTTTTTGTATTGTTGGTcctatttatattgtatttatttatattttggatATAACAGTTCACTttacaattgtattttttttccactAGCACTTTTATAATTGCTAAGCTTAGTTAGAAATGATTACACCAAAACTAGTTGtcactttaaatatttatgtctaTAGTATGCTGGTAAATAAGCATAGTTTATTGATAAAGCCTCTCCATCCTTAGTCTCTAGCCTCGATCCTGTACAGAAAATCAAATAAGCGTCCcaactaaataaatttgttaGCAAACTTGATTTTACATAAACATTTCCCTCCGCCCTTGTCGTTAATTGGGCACGAGGGTTGTCTATTATGCGACGGTCGCTTCACATCAATCACTCTGTTTGTCAGCCGTCACGTCTATTGTGATGAAATGGGCATAAAATTCCAGAAAGGTAATTCTTTCTTCGcgcgcgtgtgcgtgtgtgtgtgtaattatGTCAATAAGAGAGTATCGTTTTGTTGGAGCTATTTGACAAACGATCGACACTGAGCTGCTCTGAGCCCTGTGTGCCCACACCACACTCGAACGAGCTAAGACAGTCAGGCCAAACTATTGACATAATATACTGACTCCGAACAGGAATTAGGGACTTAGGGTGCAGACGTCCAAGGGCCAATTATTTATTGAACATTCAATGATGAACTCCTTTTTGACACATTGGACTTGCAGTTCGAATATCAAATTTCAGCCACTTCGGATTTGAGGAATTCTGTTTTAACAGAGAGACATGAATGATATATACAGCACTAAACAGAATACTAGCAAGATTTCTAGGCAGTTTTGAAGACACACCTCGTGGGTCATGtggttaataaatatatacctatTTCTATAGTTCCTAAAGTTATTTTCAATTCGGGGCTTGAGCTtcgtaaatataatttcatttcttttaatACATGTGAAAATCTTTGGTTGAGATAGAAAAGCTAgttgtgttattattttaatttaattgtcatTTGACTTCCACAAAACTTTTCTAGCTCTTCTATTAATGCAGGTCAAAGGACCATCTTCCATAATGCAAGTTGGCTCCTACACTACTTCTAACACATCATCTACTCGCAGTAGTTCTAACTTGATTTTCCAACTATGCTCCTGTGTTTTCGTATTGAATTATAGAAGTTATTACAATGGGACTAAGGCTCACGTGTCTAGTTGGTGGCTGAAACCATTCTCATTGCGGTGCGGATCATGAGCTGGGCTGTTATAACTTTTACACTTtgatctattttttagttgttaACATTTTTGATTTGCATTTTCAGTGTTGTTAACAATGCCAATGCTAAAATATgacaacaaaacataaaaaaaaaaactatataaaatatgaGAAATAATTGAACTAACAGCGTCTAAGAATACTGTTCTACACGTTATTTTTGAAATATCTTTTATATTAAATTCTTTAATGTTATCTGTTACTTGAATCAAGGGCTAATAAAGGTTTTGTTATCTTAGGCCTGTCATAAAGACACCCAAATATTGGAATACCAATAATAGGGTACAATAGTACCCTACATGGGACATATATTGAAGCGCTTGTGGCGCGTGCCTTGCGTGATAATCTTAAACATCAGTAAGGCAGCTGTGCCTAAATATGACTATAACGTAGTAATCTTAACCATAAAAACTTCTAAGAATAATGCCCACCTGCCATCTGATATGATTTTTATGTCAGGGCTGAGATAAAGACACCCAATATTAGCACAGCCAGTGA
Proteins encoded:
- the LOC101745668 gene encoding uncharacterized protein LOC101745668; the protein is MNNKTYYDEQFFLDKYNSNINNCKKRKHDHRIFEHNSNCKLIDLNTNAKRVIEVHDSNGINNKIKTREITDEINVHNTEACSTETYKQLVDVPTELNEYLIDIGKCAEKSTYCRPAIDYYSQAFVFKTMSRNARLQRLLKNIVVSRQKERAEDAWKQYINELKCKHGYNSRADDFRVPEGKADDYPDICDLYNTRFSWNQSRQCQNLLEDFYGSYERQQRCAQSENCRRTERSQFGNRHYCYPTSSHGRLILLDRERARDFSRGYSRTPQYRDFRGNTIVIDKDPYDSPINQCNREKYKIDKSTIVPEKTNKQQIYKTTSVQVSDHANIPYINGGDECVERDRKENILPKSSKIDKDTVNTAMDQNILGNIESKLDELINIINKLMIDMNTKFIHYGNNESASTACKLSSNDLNTSRSETFGFYKTESLMCGISSFSDVGTSKALKLNCNAGPTKLNKILSEEINKSNKIKKDIDDILNGKSRSISLPNSLEEPTKDVCTEIMDSLSKDTKNRVSKKNKRCFTIAVNTEPIGLLGLLKISKETIRQILSYMPRIDYNSYLSMVQFPQLSKIGESDYICNICGAAFCRPSQLSEHIQKHNLDNTRNCCVCRHALDSKRRSALFSCRYCHQPFIRAYCCELHQRSCAKNFGVRHAESNRGNLAMLT